A window of the Chlamydia sp. genome harbors these coding sequences:
- the rplC gene encoding 50S ribosomal protein L3, giving the protein MRSQLSLIGKKEGMMHVFDKNGNLVACSVISVEPNVVAQLKTASSDGYNAIQMGADELKAPEKTIGKRFSKALLGHFKKSGGRAYRILKEVVVSEEAVQSVSLGDEFGLEIFNEVSSVDICGISKGKGFQGVMKKFGFRGGPKSHGSGFHRHAGSIGMRSTPGRCFPGSKRPSHMGCDRVTVKNLEVVKVDLDKKVMLVKGAIPGFKGSVVVVKRSCGVEG; this is encoded by the coding sequence ATGCGGTCTCAGCTTAGCCTAATAGGAAAAAAGGAAGGCATGATGCATGTCTTCGATAAGAATGGAAATCTTGTTGCGTGTTCGGTAATTAGCGTAGAGCCAAACGTTGTCGCCCAGCTGAAAACCGCATCTTCAGATGGCTATAATGCTATTCAAATGGGGGCTGATGAATTGAAGGCTCCAGAAAAAACCATTGGAAAGCGTTTTTCTAAAGCATTACTCGGACATTTCAAAAAATCTGGGGGACGTGCTTATCGTATTTTAAAAGAAGTCGTCGTCTCTGAAGAAGCTGTTCAGTCGGTTTCTTTGGGCGATGAATTTGGTTTAGAAATTTTCAACGAAGTGTCTAGTGTTGACATTTGTGGAATTTCTAAAGGTAAAGGCTTCCAAGGGGTAATGAAAAAGTTTGGTTTTCGAGGGGGGCCTAAGAGCCATGGTTCTGGATTCCATCGTCATGCGGGATCCATTGGGATGAGATCCACTCCTGGCCGTTGTTTCCCTGGGAGTAAGCGACCTAGTCATATGGGATGTGATCGAGTCACAGTTAAGAATTTAGAAGTCGTGAAAGTTGACTTAGATAAAAAAGTGATGCTCGTCAAAGGAGCGATTCCAGGTTTTAAAGGATCTGTTGTTGTTGTGAAGCGTTCTTGCGGAGTAGAAGGGTAG
- the rplD gene encoding 50S ribosomal protein L4: MVLLSKFDFSGKESGKFELPDAFFTEGKEQSVKDYLVAIQANKRQWSACTRGRSEVSHSTKKPFRQKGTGNARQGCLAAPQFRGGGIVFGPKPKFDQHIRINKKERRAAIRLLLAQKIQTGKLIVAENAVFVGSLNAPKTKEALRFLKECNVECRGVLFVDDLAHVGSNVNLRLSVRNLAAVRGFTYGENISGYDIAAARNIVISEKALELLVENLVSTTKD; encoded by the coding sequence ATGGTTTTATTGTCAAAATTTGATTTTTCTGGAAAAGAATCTGGGAAGTTTGAGTTGCCTGACGCCTTCTTTACTGAAGGGAAAGAGCAGTCTGTGAAGGATTATTTAGTGGCTATTCAAGCAAATAAACGACAGTGGAGCGCTTGTACAAGAGGGCGTTCGGAAGTCAGTCATTCTACCAAAAAGCCTTTCAGACAAAAAGGTACGGGGAATGCTCGACAAGGTTGTTTGGCAGCTCCCCAATTCCGAGGGGGAGGAATTGTTTTTGGTCCTAAGCCAAAATTCGATCAACATATTCGTATCAACAAAAAAGAGAGAAGAGCTGCTATTCGGCTGCTTCTAGCTCAAAAAATTCAAACAGGCAAATTGATAGTTGCAGAGAATGCAGTGTTTGTTGGCAGCTTAAACGCGCCTAAAACAAAAGAAGCTTTGAGATTTTTGAAAGAATGCAATGTAGAGTGTCGCGGAGTGTTGTTTGTAGATGATTTGGCTCATGTTGGGAGCAATGTGAACTTGAGACTTAGCGTACGCAATCTCGCTGCTGTAAGAGGCTTTACCTATGGCGAGAATATCAGTGGGTATGACATTGCTGCTGCTAGAAATATCGTGATTTCAGAGAAGGCTTTAGAATTACTTGTCGAGAATCTTGTCTCTACAACAAAAGATTAA
- a CDS encoding 50S ribosomal protein L23: MKDPYDVVKRHYVTEKAKMLEGLSLGGGDGKKKGSFCKHPKYTFIVAGDATKPMIAEAIEAVYSTKGVKVKKVNIVCVKPQPTRIFRGRRKGRTAAFKKAIVTFVEGHSIG; this comes from the coding sequence ATGAAAGATCCTTATGATGTTGTCAAAAGACATTATGTGACCGAGAAGGCGAAAATGCTGGAAGGATTAAGCCTCGGTGGTGGAGACGGCAAGAAAAAAGGCAGTTTCTGCAAACATCCTAAATATACGTTTATTGTTGCTGGAGATGCTACTAAGCCTATGATCGCTGAAGCTATAGAAGCAGTTTATTCTACTAAAGGGGTGAAGGTTAAAAAGGTAAATATTGTTTGTGTTAAGCCTCAGCCCACGAGAATATTTCGAGGACGTAGAAAAGGAAGAACAGCCGCTTTTAAGAAGGCTATCGTGACTTTTGTTGAAGGGCATTCCATTGGTTAG